A region of the Oceanihabitans sp. IOP_32 genome:
CGTCGTGGTACAGAGGGTCCAGAACCAGAGTCTGAGCGTCTTGGTTTAGCATAAGATGAGCTCCCACTGCGTCTGTCGCTTCGGCTTCCTGAGTTTGTTCGTTTGTCATCACGTCTTCCGCTACTGCGTCGATCATTACCTTTTCCGCCGCTGCGTTTAAAATCGCGTCGTCTTCCGCCTCCACGGTTTTCAGATACTTCTACATTTACAAAACGACCATCGTGTTTATAATCTGTAAAGAAAGCAAGTACCTTATCTTTTAATTCATTTTCAGTATTAAAAAAGGAGAAGCTATCTTTTACTTCAACTTTAAACACATCGTCTCTACCCAGTTCTAAAACTTCTTTTAAGAAATCTTTAAGCTTCATCCAATCGAAACCATCTTTAGCACCTACGTTTATAAAGTAACGTGTAGAATTAGATTTTCCACCAAAATCTCTACCACCATCTCTATCAAAAGAGCTTTCGGCTATGTTTAAGTTTTTAGATTTATTATAGTAATTATAAAAGCGCGTAAATTCTACTGAAAAGAATTTTTTAATTAACTCGTCTTTGTCTGTATCAGCAAATAATTCGTTAATACTGTCTAAGTGTTTATTAATTTCAGGATTTATTTCTGTATTATGAATTTTATTAGCGAGCGACATGAGTTGTATTTCACAAATATCTGCGCCATCTGGAATTTCTTTTTTCTCGAATTTCTTTTTTATTACGCGTTCAATACTTTTAATTTTACGCACTTCACTTTTAGAAACTATCGCCATGGAGACACCCGTTCTTCCGGCACGACCTGTTCTACCTGAGCGGTGAGTATAGACTTCGGGCTCGTCGGGCAATTGGTAATGTATTACGTGTGTAATATTATCGACATCAATACCACGCGCCGCAACATCGGTTGCCACTAGGGTTTGAATTTGTTTGTTTCTAAACGATTTCATTACCAAATCACGCTGATTCTGGCTTAAATCACCATGCAATGCGCCAGCATTATAACCGTCTTCAATAAGTTGTTCTGCCACCTTTTGGGTGTCACGTTTGGTACGACAAAATACCACAGAAAAAATATCTGGATTAGCATCCGATAAGCGCTTTAACGCTTGATATCTATCTCTAGCATTCACCAGATAGTATTCGTGAGTCACTTGGCTAGTACTTTCATTTTTATTTCCAACAGTAATTTCCTGAGGATTTTTCATGAATTTTTTAGAAATCGTAGCCACTTCTTTTGGCATTGTTGCAGAGAATAACCATGTGCTTTTGTCCTCTGGCGTGTGCGATAAAATATCGGTAATATCTTCTTTAAAGCCCATGTTTAACATCTCGTCGGCCTCGTCTAATACCGCATATTCAATTTTGCTGATATCAACCAAACGTCTGCTAATCATGTCTTTCATACGGCCAGGAGTCGCCACAATAATTTGGGCGCCACGTTTTACCTCGCGTGCTTGGTCTGTAATGCTAGAACCACCATAAATGGCCACGACGTTTAAACCTTTACAGTATTTACCGTAATTTTTCATTTCGTTGGTAATTTGTAAACAAAGTTCGCGTGTCGGACTTAAAATTAAACCTTGGGTGGTTCGACTATCCACATCTATTTTCTCTAGCATTGGAAATCCGAAAGCAGCTGTTTTACCGGTTCCTGTTTGGGCTAATGCTACTAAATCGGTTTCCGATTCTAATAAAATTGGGATGGCTTTTTCTTGTACTTCACTCGGTTTCGTAAAACCTAAATCTGTAATGGCTTGTAATAAATGGTCGTTAAGACCTAATTCTTGGAATGTGCTCATTCTATATGTAAGTATTCGATTAAGTTATGCGGTGTTACATAAAGAAGCGAATCGACATACTTAACCTTAAACCTCTAGTAACACATCCTCACTCTGAGGAATTTAAACCCATAATGCTGGGTTTCAAGCTGCAAATATAAATAAATTATCGGTTTCTCATTCCAGCAAAGGCAACTATCTCAAAAATTAAATAAATAAAATGTTTTATTTGGGCGTTTTAACACGCTTTACTCAATGGTTTTTATTTAAATTTTTTGAAATCGTGAATATAAATATTTCACTACTCGCTCCTCCTGCGTCGGGAGCTCAAACATGCCGTTCTAACGTTAACGTATTGATTTGCTTGTTTTTGAAGAGTGTTTTGTTCAGAAGGAGGCACGACTGAAGAATCTTTTTCAATAGTTCTAAATAAGTTAATAAAACAAGAGATTCTTCGACTCCGAATATATTCGGAATGCTCTGAATGACATGACGTTTTAAAATAAATAATAGATTCTTCGCTGCGCTCTGAATGTCAATACGACTGTCATTCAGAAGGAGGCACGACTGAAGAATCTTTTAAGTGGGCACACTAAGTAAATAGAACGTAAGATTCTTCGCTGCGCTCTGAATGAACTGTGCTTTGATTGACACGTTCCTTTGAACGACAGCACACAGTAATAGTCCGTCATGGCGAGGAAGCATGACGGCGCCATCTTTCAATTAAAAGGACCGATAAAATCATGAGATTCTTCGACTCCGAATATATTCGGAATGCTCTGAATGACATGACGTTTTAAATGAATAATAGGTTCTTCACTTCGCTTTGAATTACAATGCAACTGTCATTCAGAAGGAGGCACGACTGAAGAATCTTTTAAGTGGTCACACTAAGTAAATAGAACGTAAGATTCTTCGCTTCGCTCTGAATGAACTGTGCTTTGATTGACACGTTCCTTTGAACAACAGCACACAGTAATAGTCCGTCATTGCGAGGAAGTATGACGGCGCCATCTTTCAATTAAAAGGACAGATAAAATCATGAGATTCTTCGCTTTGCTCTGAATGTCAATACGACTGTCATTCAGAAGGAGGCACGACTGAAGAATCTTTTAATAGGTTTTGCGATTATGTTATAGATTCTTCGCTTCGCTCTGAATGACATTACGTTTTGAATGAATAATAGGTTCTTCGCTTCGCTTTGAATGAACTGTGCTTTGATTGACACGTTCCTTTGGACAACAGCACACAGTAATAGTCCGTCATTGCAAGGAAGCATGACGGCGCCATCTTTCAATTAAAAGGACAGATAAAATCATGAGATTCTTAGACTCCGAATATATTCGGAATGCTCTGAATGACATGACGTTTTAAAATGAATAATAGGTTCTTCGCTGCGCTCTTAATGTCAATACAACTGTCATTCAGAAGGAGGCACGACTGAAGAATCTTTTAAGTGGTCACACTAAGTAAATAGAACGTAAGATTCTTCGCTTCGCTCTGAATGAACTGTGCTTTGATTGACACGTTCCTTTGAACAACAGCACACAGTAATAGTCCGTCATGGCGAGGAAGTATGACGGCGCCATCTTTCAATTAAAAGGACAGATAAAATCATGAGATTCTTCGACTCCGAATATATTCGGAATGCTCTGAATGACATGACGTTTTAAAATGAATAATAGGTTCTTCGCTTCGCTCTGAATGAACTGTGCTTTGATTGACACGTTCCTTTGAACAACAGCACACAGTAATAGTCCGTCATTGCGAGGAAGTATGACGGCGCCATCTTTCAATTAAAAGGACCGATAAAATCATGAGATTCTTCGACTCCGAATATATTCGGAATGCTCTGAATGACATGACGTTTTAAAATGAATAATAGGTTCTTCACGTCGCTCTTAATGTCAATACAACTGTCATTCAGAAGGAGGCACGACTGAAGAATCTTTTTCAATAAGTTTTACACTTAATTTACAGGTTATTAGATTCTTCGCTGCGCTCTGAATAAACTGTGCTTTGATTGACACGTTCCTTTGAACAACGGCACACAGTAATAGTCCGTCATTGCGAGGAAGCATGACGAAGCTATCTTTTCGTTTTAAACTTGACATATCGAAATGAGTCACGATTGAGATACCCCAAAATCAATTGCTTTTCTTCTTTGTATTATGGTATTTCCCCTAGCGTCGAAATGAAAACAAACTAAATCATCCTCTTAAATTCTCAATCCGCTCCAACAGCGTAGGATGCGAATAATGCATAAAAACATAGGCTGGATGTGGTGTTAAATTACTTAAACTGTTTTTGGATAATTTTTTAAGCGATGTAATTAATGGCTCAGCTTTATAGGTGTTTTTGGCATAATTATCGGCTTGGTATTCAAATTTTCTAGAAAACACATTCATAATTAAACCCGTAATTTCAGAAATAGGCGAGTAGAGCATTCCAAAAGCAATTAAACCAATATGAAAACTGGGAATCTCAACGCCCAAGGCAAGCGATAATAATGGATTCGAAATAAATAAAGATAAAATATAAAGCGTTAATCCTGTTAATAAAATAGAAGCAAATAAATTGAATATGATATGTCTCTTTTTATAATGTCCGACCTCGTGTGCCAGTACAGCAACAATTTCCTCATCATCCAGATCGTTAATTAACGTATCGTAAAGTGTGACGCGTTTTTCACTTCCAAAACCAGAAAAATAAGCATTGGCTTTTGTACTTCTTTTAGAGCCGTCAATGACAAAAATCTTATCCAATTTAAAGCCAACGGTTTTCGCATAAGCCGAAATTTTTTCACGCAGCGTCCCCGCTTCTAAAGGGGTTTGTTTATTAAAAAGAGGCACGATTAATTTGGAGTAAAACATATTCATAAACACGGTAAATACAGTGACTAATGCCCAAGCGTAAAGCCAAAAATGATGTCCAGTAAACTCGTAAAACCAAATAATTAAGGCTAAAATACCACCACCAATTAGCGCCATCATGAGCCAGCCTTTTATTTTATCAAGAAAAAATGTTTTAATCGTGGTTTTATTAAAGCCAAATTTTTCTTCAATAACAAAAGTGCTGTAATAAGAAAAAGGTGTGGAGATAATATCGCTGCCAATCATAATAATTCCGAAGAAAATTAAAGCAATAATAATGGCGTTGTCGCTGTAACTTCTGGCGATATTGTCAACAAATTCAAAGCCATCAAAAATCAAAAAACCTAAGGTTAGAAGTATTGAAAAGGAGGAGGTCAGTAATCCAAATTTATAATTAGTCGCCTTGTAATTTTGCGATTTCTTATATTCATCAGTATCATAAACATCTTTTAGATTTTCTGGAAGTTCGTCATTAAAATGTTTGGCATTTAAGGCATCGAGAATCTTATCAACTATAAAATTGATAACTATTATGGCGATGATGATATAAAATAAAGTATTTGCTGTCATGTTATTTTTTTACGGTCTTTGCGAAGTGTTTTTTAGCGACGAAGCAGTCTATTTCGTTCTGGTTTTAATTCTAAACACAACTTCGATATACTTTTTTGGCTAGCGTCTAAATCACTTAAATCCGCGCTGTCTTTTGGCCTCAAAAATAAGAATTCCTGCTGCAACCGACACATTCATAGAATCAATTTCGCCTTGCATCGGGATAATTATGTTTTGGGTAGCGCTCTCAAGCCACTCTGGGCTCAACCCTGAAGCTTCGGTTCCCATAACTATAGCGGTAGATTTAGTAAAATCTTGTGTATGGTAGGTTACAGAGGCTTGTAAGGCTGCGCAATAGATATGGATATCTCTTGCTTTTAAAAATTCAATAATCTCTGAAGTCGTTCCAGTTGCAATTTGATTGGTAAATACGCAACCCACACTAGAGCGAAT
Encoded here:
- a CDS encoding M48 family metallopeptidase, translating into MTANTLFYIIIAIIVINFIVDKILDALNAKHFNDELPENLKDVYDTDEYKKSQNYKATNYKFGLLTSSFSILLTLGFLIFDGFEFVDNIARSYSDNAIIIALIFFGIIMIGSDIISTPFSYYSTFVIEEKFGFNKTTIKTFFLDKIKGWLMMALIGGGILALIIWFYEFTGHHFWLYAWALVTVFTVFMNMFYSKLIVPLFNKQTPLEAGTLREKISAYAKTVGFKLDKIFVIDGSKRSTKANAYFSGFGSEKRVTLYDTLINDLDDEEIVAVLAHEVGHYKKRHIIFNLFASILLTGLTLYILSLFISNPLLSLALGVEIPSFHIGLIAFGMLYSPISEITGLIMNVFSRKFEYQADNYAKNTYKAEPLITSLKKLSKNSLSNLTPHPAYVFMHYSHPTLLERIENLRG
- a CDS encoding DEAD/DEAH box helicase translates to MSTFQELGLNDHLLQAITDLGFTKPSEVQEKAIPILLESETDLVALAQTGTGKTAAFGFPMLEKIDVDSRTTQGLILSPTRELCLQITNEMKNYGKYCKGLNVVAIYGGSSITDQAREVKRGAQIIVATPGRMKDMISRRLVDISKIEYAVLDEADEMLNMGFKEDITDILSHTPEDKSTWLFSATMPKEVATISKKFMKNPQEITVGNKNESTSQVTHEYYLVNARDRYQALKRLSDANPDIFSVVFCRTKRDTQKVAEQLIEDGYNAGALHGDLSQNQRDLVMKSFRNKQIQTLVATDVAARGIDVDNITHVIHYQLPDEPEVYTHRSGRTGRAGRTGVSMAIVSKSEVRKIKSIERVIKKKFEKKEIPDGADICEIQLMSLANKIHNTEINPEINKHLDSINELFADTDKDELIKKFFSVEFTRFYNYYNKSKNLNIAESSFDRDGGRDFGGKSNSTRYFINVGAKDGFDWMKLKDFLKEVLELGRDDVFKVEVKDSFSFFNTENELKDKVLAFFTDYKHDGRFVNVEVSENRGGGRRRDFKRSGGKGNDRRSSGRRDDKRTNSGSRSDRRSGSSSYAKPRRSDSGSGPSVPRRSRR